The stretch of DNA TGACGATAGTGTCTTTGAACGCACAGTGGACTTCGTGAAGCGAAATCGTCTTGACTCAGCATCTTTCTCCATTCTGACACCATTTCCAGGTACGCAAGTTTATTGGAAACTAATCAACGAGAATAGATTGATCAGCAAAGACTGGAACAGATACGGCTCAGCAGTTTTTGAACCAAAACTCATGTCCCGTGAGAAATTGATTGACGGTTGCGCATGGGCATGGAAGGAGTGCTACTCGTATACGTCAGTCCTTAGAAGATTAGCCAGACCCAAACGGCTCTGGTTCATTCACTTCTTGCTCAATTTCGGATACAAACAGGCCATCGATCAATACATCTAACGCAATATGTATTAGCTGATGTCACGAGTGCGGGTCAAACTGGATCGCACCTTTCTACTCAACGAAGTCCCCATCTCTCAGTCATCTTGCTCATCAAATTAGTTCAATTATGACAGTATGCGGTATCACTCCATATTTCGTTATGGGTACCGTCTTCGTCGGTCCAGAAACAATAGAACCAGAAGTGCCCCATTAATATATAACCTGGCGGCGCCTGCACAATAATCCGAAGCTCTTCATATTCCTGGAGTCTGAATGTCCACGTATCGTATCCATACAATTCTTCGTTCTGCCCGATGTCCTCCGCCCACCAGGCCTCTAACCTGGCCTGTATCGGCGTGTCACCATCCTCCAGTCGACCGACAACAACACATCTCAGTTCTGTGACTTGGCTGCCGCCCTCGGGTTGCTCACCAAAGAATGCGTTCAGTCGTGTTTGCTCTTCCCCGCCGCAGGCTACTATCAGGATACAAAGCGACAATGGATACAAAAAAAACTTTTTCATCCTTCCTCCCTCAATGTACTATGGATTCAGTGTATGAATCTGGATGTGCATGTCAAGACCGACCGGGGACAGGCATAAACTTTTAAACTTTTGTCATTAGTATGATTTGTTATTTCACCGGTTTTTCAATCTGCGAAGCAGAAAAGTTTATGCCTGTCCCCTTATTACCTTATGCTTGACATCGTACGCGTAGGTATGCTATACTTACGATGGAAAGGAGGAAATATGCATGGATTTTCACACATAGAAATTCCAACTACAGATCCAAAAAAATCGAAGGATTTTTACGGAAAACTGTTCGGATGGAAAATGGATGAAAATATGCCGGGTTATGTGATGTTTTCCACCGGTGATAATCAGGGCGGCGGCTTGACCAAGGAAAGCAAACCGTCTGAGAACGGCGTCATCCTCTACATTGAGGTAGAGGACA from candidate division WOR-3 bacterium encodes:
- a CDS encoding VOC family protein, which codes for MHGFSHIEIPTTDPKKSKDFYGKLFGWKMDENMPGYVMFSTGDNQGGGLTKESKPSENGVILYIEVEDIPKKLGEIEAAGGKKVKDKTGISPEFGFYALFTDPSGNIMGLWSKN